A region from the Natronorubrum halophilum genome encodes:
- a CDS encoding segregation and condensation protein A, which produces MTSESRSDSEESSESRRYAPRKRERGATRPVSGECTDPRGDQSEEIRTDGGDDIPLNIAGHDDRDRPGESNAESDADSSGDRREPESTESVLEFSEGDEIDLGDDDGADDEDEVEPVELLVQLAKNGEIDPWDIDIVAVTDKFLEILDDADLRTSGRALFYASVLLRMKSDELFAPDEPEEAELPPWEAPFADDGAMDGDGDGGSVPGFDPVEGLEAEMERRLERKQARGKPETLDELVRELRSAERGTRWKESRSYDTSDSPRGYDRGMQELNYHSGDDFRVDDEPTSDDVTHTTHEEDIETVIEDVEAELEGQYEQGREEVLYAEIEAVGGTRVMTYLALLFLAHRGRVRLEQDELFGDLWVQDTTVEREPSEAVAD; this is translated from the coding sequence GTGACTAGCGAGTCGCGCAGCGACTCGGAAGAGTCGAGCGAATCGCGGCGCTACGCGCCGCGGAAACGCGAACGGGGAGCGACGCGACCCGTGAGCGGGGAGTGTACCGATCCGCGAGGAGATCAGAGCGAGGAGATTCGAACCGATGGCGGCGACGACATTCCGCTGAACATCGCCGGCCACGACGACCGCGACCGCCCGGGAGAGTCGAACGCGGAGTCCGACGCCGACTCGAGCGGCGACCGGCGAGAGCCGGAGTCGACGGAGTCGGTCCTCGAGTTTTCGGAAGGCGACGAGATCGACCTGGGGGACGACGACGGCGCGGACGACGAGGACGAAGTCGAACCCGTCGAACTGCTGGTCCAACTCGCCAAAAACGGGGAGATCGATCCGTGGGATATCGACATCGTCGCGGTGACGGACAAGTTCCTCGAGATCCTGGACGACGCCGACCTGCGGACGTCGGGACGGGCGCTGTTCTACGCGAGCGTCCTCCTCCGGATGAAGAGCGACGAACTGTTCGCCCCGGACGAACCCGAAGAGGCGGAACTGCCGCCCTGGGAGGCCCCCTTCGCGGACGACGGAGCGATGGACGGCGACGGAGACGGCGGCTCGGTACCCGGATTCGACCCCGTCGAAGGACTCGAGGCGGAGATGGAGCGTCGCCTCGAGCGCAAACAGGCCCGGGGCAAGCCGGAGACGCTCGACGAACTGGTCAGGGAACTGCGAAGCGCCGAGCGCGGCACGCGGTGGAAGGAGTCCCGGAGTTACGACACGAGCGACTCCCCGCGCGGGTACGACCGCGGGATGCAGGAGCTGAACTACCACTCGGGGGACGATTTCCGGGTCGACGACGAGCCGACGAGCGACGACGTCACGCACACGACCCACGAGGAGGACATCGAGACGGTCATCGAGGACGTCGAAGCCGAACTCGAGGGGCAGTACGAGCAGGGCCGCGAAGAGGTGCTGTACGCCGAAATCGAGGCGGTCGGCGGGACGCGCGTGATGACGTACCTGGCGCTGCTCTTTCTCGCCCACCGGGGTCGGGTCCGCCTCGAGCAGGACGAACTGTTCGGCGATCTCTGGGTCCAGGATACGACGGTGGAGCGGGAGCCGAGCGAGGCGGTCGCCGACTGA
- a CDS encoding MATE family efflux transporter gives MSSGELTDEGTLTEGPLVRPMFRLAWPLVVIQLLQVAYNVGDTFWLGALSPDAVGAVSLAFPLLFLVIAVGGGFTTAGAILIAQHTGAESGEGGLIAGQTISFVSLVAIGLGIVGYVATDPMLAVLPADPDTQAAIIPLAADYLKIFFLGVPFVFGFFVFAALMRGYGNTRAPMRVMIISVVINLVVDPLLIFGVGPLPHLGIAGAAVATVFSRGIATAVGFYLLYYTDVGPDIRTEHLVPRFEYVSRITRLGVPTALEQSMTAMALVAMTAMVVTFPPAVVAAYGLGNRLISLAFLPAMGMGQATDSIIGQNLGAGRPDRAAKATWIGAGVVAGIMAVAGALALLFPEPFVSVFVTADEVGRAETIEYGVTYLRFAAFAFVFMGVMQVIQGAFRGAGNTKTALVFAVLGLWLVRVPVTYYLIFVAGWGTTGIWTGVVLGDIVGAVAAVAWFSRGTWKESLLDDDEEPDAEPVDSSETETLAE, from the coding sequence ATGTCCTCCGGTGAGTTGACGGACGAGGGGACCCTCACGGAGGGACCGCTCGTCCGACCGATGTTCAGGCTGGCCTGGCCGCTCGTGGTCATCCAGTTGTTGCAGGTCGCCTACAACGTCGGTGACACCTTTTGGCTCGGTGCGCTCTCGCCCGACGCCGTCGGTGCGGTGAGCCTCGCTTTTCCGCTCCTCTTCCTCGTGATCGCGGTCGGCGGCGGTTTCACGACGGCCGGCGCGATCTTGATCGCCCAGCACACGGGCGCTGAAAGCGGCGAGGGCGGTCTGATCGCCGGCCAAACGATCTCGTTCGTTTCGCTGGTCGCGATCGGTCTCGGTATCGTGGGCTATGTTGCGACCGATCCGATGCTCGCCGTGTTACCCGCCGATCCCGACACGCAGGCCGCGATCATCCCGCTCGCCGCCGACTACCTGAAGATTTTCTTCCTCGGGGTTCCCTTCGTGTTCGGCTTTTTCGTCTTCGCCGCGCTCATGCGGGGCTACGGCAACACCCGCGCGCCGATGCGGGTGATGATCATCAGCGTCGTGATCAACCTCGTGGTCGACCCGCTGCTCATCTTCGGCGTCGGTCCGCTGCCCCACCTCGGAATCGCGGGCGCTGCCGTCGCGACCGTCTTCTCGAGAGGGATCGCGACGGCGGTCGGGTTCTATCTGCTGTACTACACGGACGTCGGTCCCGACATCCGGACGGAGCATCTAGTCCCGCGCTTCGAGTACGTTTCCAGGATCACCCGACTCGGCGTGCCCACGGCGCTCGAGCAGTCGATGACGGCGATGGCGTTGGTCGCGATGACGGCGATGGTCGTCACCTTCCCCCCGGCGGTCGTAGCGGCCTACGGGCTGGGTAACCGGCTGATTTCGCTCGCGTTCCTGCCGGCGATGGGAATGGGACAGGCGACGGACTCGATCATCGGCCAGAACCTCGGCGCTGGCAGACCGGACCGGGCGGCGAAAGCCACGTGGATCGGCGCGGGCGTCGTCGCCGGGATCATGGCCGTCGCCGGCGCACTCGCCCTCCTCTTTCCGGAACCGTTCGTCTCGGTGTTCGTCACGGCGGACGAGGTGGGTCGAGCCGAGACGATCGAGTACGGGGTGACGTATCTCCGTTTCGCCGCGTTCGCGTTCGTCTTCATGGGCGTCATGCAGGTGATTCAGGGGGCGTTCCGGGGCGCCGGGAACACGAAGACCGCGCTCGTGTTCGCCGTCCTGGGGCTGTGGCTGGTTCGCGTGCCCGTCACCTACTACCTGATCTTCGTCGCCGGGTGGGGGACGACGGGGATCTGGACGGGCGTCGTTCTCGGCGACATCGTCGGCGCAGTCGCCGCCGTCGCCTGGTTCTCCCGCGGGACGTGGAAGGAGTCGCTGCTCGACGACGACGAGGAACCGGACGCGGAACCGGTCGACTCGAGCGAGACGGAAACCCTCGCGGAGTGA
- a CDS encoding phosphoribosyltransferase has translation MSDLPDDFDCTITTWEYIYGLCRDVRDEVRGDSFEPDVVVALARGGWFAGRCLCDFLGLDDLTSLKMEHYVGTAEKSGEPSVRYPMPEGSVEGKDVLIIDDIADTGGSIERAHEYVTDRDAGEVRTATLQLLGTSDYQPDYVGERLEEWTWIVYPWNFIEDMVDLISSVMDQADQGTFTQEEIRHYLAEFHGIERIEMEIAQPDRVPEVLNEMERRAVLESAGPGEWKLVDA, from the coding sequence ATGTCCGATCTACCGGACGATTTTGACTGTACGATCACCACGTGGGAGTATATTTACGGCCTCTGTCGCGACGTCCGCGACGAGGTTCGAGGCGACTCGTTCGAACCCGATGTCGTCGTCGCCCTCGCCCGCGGGGGCTGGTTCGCGGGCCGGTGTCTCTGTGACTTCCTCGGCCTGGACGATCTGACGAGCCTGAAGATGGAACACTACGTCGGAACCGCCGAAAAGAGCGGCGAGCCCTCCGTCCGCTACCCGATGCCGGAGGGCAGCGTCGAGGGGAAAGACGTGCTCATCATCGACGACATCGCCGACACCGGCGGCTCCATCGAGCGGGCCCACGAGTACGTCACCGACCGCGACGCCGGCGAGGTTCGCACCGCGACGTTGCAACTGCTCGGAACCAGCGACTACCAGCCGGACTACGTCGGCGAACGCCTCGAGGAGTGGACGTGGATCGTCTACCCGTGGAACTTCATCGAGGACATGGTCGATCTCATCTCGAGCGTCATGGACCAAGCCGACCAGGGGACGTTCACGCAGGAGGAGATCCGCCACTATCTCGCCGAATTCCACGGCATCGAACGCATCGAGATGGAAATCGCCCAGCCGGACCGGGTTCCAGAAGTGTTGAACGAGATGGAGCGACGCGCGGTACTCGAGTCGGCCGGACCCGGCGAGTGGAAACTGGTCGACGCGTAG
- a CDS encoding undecaprenyl-diphosphate phosphatase: MKEYLIAVIAGIVQGIVEWLPVSSQGNVALVLTGLGTSPDVALQLALFFQVGTTLSAATYYRDDIVTALRALPKWHPDAAYNGDSAVTSYLVVACLMTGLVGIPLYVVAVDLAGRVSGGVFVAGIGVLLVLTGLVQLAPKSGSAGMREDPTLIDSVLVGAVQGIAILPGVSRSGVTTSALLFRSYDPPAAFRLSFLLSIPASLGAAALTVADAGGLPGVSPGAALTALLVSAIVGYLTIDALMRIVDRIPFSLVCFGLGGLAIVGGGIVSVAV; the protein is encoded by the coding sequence ATGAAAGAGTACCTCATTGCGGTCATCGCCGGTATCGTGCAGGGAATCGTCGAATGGTTGCCGGTCTCGAGCCAGGGGAACGTGGCCCTCGTTCTGACGGGTCTCGGTACCAGCCCCGACGTAGCGTTGCAACTCGCGCTGTTCTTTCAGGTCGGTACGACGCTCTCCGCGGCGACGTACTATCGAGATGATATCGTCACCGCACTTCGGGCGCTGCCGAAGTGGCACCCCGACGCCGCCTACAACGGGGACAGTGCGGTGACGTCCTATCTCGTCGTCGCGTGCCTGATGACCGGCCTCGTCGGGATACCCCTGTACGTGGTCGCGGTCGATCTCGCGGGACGGGTTTCCGGCGGCGTGTTCGTCGCCGGTATCGGCGTCCTGTTGGTACTCACCGGACTCGTGCAACTCGCCCCGAAATCGGGCTCGGCGGGGATGCGCGAGGACCCGACGCTGATCGATTCCGTGCTCGTCGGGGCCGTTCAGGGTATCGCGATCCTTCCCGGCGTGTCTCGATCCGGCGTCACGACGAGTGCGTTGCTGTTTCGAAGCTACGATCCGCCCGCCGCGTTTCGACTCTCGTTCTTGCTTTCGATCCCCGCGAGCCTCGGCGCTGCCGCCCTCACCGTGGCGGATGCCGGCGGGCTTCCCGGGGTTAGCCCCGGTGCCGCGCTGACGGCCCTTCTCGTCAGCGCCATCGTGGGCTATCTGACGATCGACGCCCTGATGCGGATCGTCGACCGGATCCCCTTTTCGCTCGTCTGCTTCGGTTTGGGCGGACTCGCCATCGTCGGCGGGGGTATCGTCTCCGTGGCCGTGTGA
- the thiC gene encoding phosphomethylpyrimidine synthase ThiC, with the protein MAKTQIAAARDGTVTAEMERVADRENRDPEFVRTQIAEGRAVIPANTNHEVLDPMIIGREFATKVNANIGNSETTSDLEEELEKLHTAVHYGADTVMDLGTGSDLDEIRETHVEHSPIPIGTVPLYELVKRAGSPEEITTDLLLEVVEKQAEQGVDYMTIHAGILAEHLPLTDGRKTGIVSRGGSIVAKWMEANGEQNPLFQVYDELCEIFAEHDVTFSLGDSLRPGCLADACDEAQYAELDTLGELTRRAWARDVQVMVEGPGHVPMHKVAENVERQQEVCDGAPFYVLGPLVTDVAPGYDHITSAIGAAMAAQAGAAMLCYVTPKEHLGLPDEDDVRDGLAAYRIAAHAGDVGNERPGARDWDDALSEARYAFDWREQFDLALDPDRARDYHDQTLPEDNYKEARFCSMCGVEFCSMRIDQDAREDGEMNRLETTTDLEASPAAAVNRPPVGTHESGTRRPLEDDERAVERPGDDWPNRFRSTADAPSRLTVFVNPESRTED; encoded by the coding sequence ATGGCGAAGACGCAGATAGCAGCCGCCCGAGACGGAACGGTCACCGCGGAGATGGAACGCGTCGCCGACCGCGAGAACCGCGATCCGGAGTTCGTCCGAACGCAGATCGCGGAGGGGCGGGCCGTGATCCCGGCGAACACGAACCACGAGGTGCTCGATCCGATGATCATCGGCCGCGAGTTCGCGACGAAGGTCAACGCGAACATCGGCAACAGCGAGACGACGAGCGACCTTGAGGAAGAACTCGAGAAACTCCACACGGCGGTCCACTACGGCGCGGACACGGTGATGGATCTCGGCACCGGAAGCGATCTAGACGAGATCCGCGAGACCCACGTCGAGCATTCGCCGATACCGATCGGAACCGTGCCGCTGTACGAGCTCGTGAAACGGGCGGGGAGCCCCGAGGAGATTACGACGGACCTCCTCCTCGAGGTCGTCGAAAAACAGGCCGAGCAGGGCGTCGACTACATGACGATCCACGCCGGGATTCTGGCGGAGCACCTGCCGCTGACCGACGGCCGAAAGACGGGAATCGTCTCGCGCGGCGGCTCGATCGTGGCGAAGTGGATGGAGGCGAACGGCGAGCAGAATCCGCTGTTTCAGGTGTACGACGAACTCTGTGAGATCTTCGCCGAGCACGACGTCACGTTCAGCCTCGGCGATAGCCTCCGCCCGGGCTGTCTGGCCGACGCCTGCGACGAGGCCCAGTACGCCGAACTCGACACGCTCGGCGAGCTAACTCGCCGCGCCTGGGCACGCGACGTGCAGGTGATGGTCGAAGGGCCGGGCCACGTTCCGATGCACAAGGTCGCCGAGAACGTCGAACGCCAGCAGGAGGTCTGTGATGGCGCGCCGTTTTACGTCCTCGGCCCGCTCGTGACCGACGTCGCGCCGGGCTACGACCATATCACGAGCGCGATCGGAGCCGCGATGGCGGCGCAGGCTGGCGCGGCGATGCTGTGTTACGTCACGCCCAAAGAACACCTCGGGCTTCCCGACGAGGACGACGTCCGCGACGGACTCGCCGCCTACCGGATCGCCGCCCACGCCGGCGATGTCGGGAACGAACGCCCCGGTGCACGCGACTGGGACGACGCCCTTTCGGAGGCCCGCTACGCGTTCGACTGGCGCGAGCAGTTCGATCTCGCGCTCGACCCCGACCGCGCTCGCGACTATCACGATCAAACCCTCCCCGAGGATAACTACAAGGAAGCGCGTTTCTGCTCGATGTGCGGCGTCGAGTTCTGTTCGATGCGGATCGATCAGGATGCGAGGGAGGACGGGGAGATGAACCGTCTCGAGACGACGACGGACCTCGAGGCCTCCCCGGCAGCGGCGGTGAACCGTCCGCCCGTCGGAACGCACGAGTCGGGTACCCGCCGCCCGCTCGAGGACGACGAGCGAGCGGTCGAACGACCGGGCGACGACTGGCCGAATCGGTTTCGTTCGACCGCGGACGCTCCGAGCAGACTGACCGTGTTCGTGAATCCCGAATCGCGGACCGAGGATTGA
- a CDS encoding PhzF family phenazine biosynthesis protein — protein METIRILQVDAFTDEPLTGNPAGVVPNADGLSADQMQSIAAEMAVSETAFLRSSERADRRVRYFTPSQEVDLCGHATIGSFAHLRDEGLEPGTTTLETNVGTLEIELDDDGTVWMTQDAPQVREVDVGYDRVADALGVDQAALEGASDDIPLAVSSTGLPFLIVPITYLSDLGSADPDVHAIDELAESVGATGVYLFTFDALDRESTLHGRMFAPGAGVPEDPVTGTASGATGAYLDRFGAFDDDLPDELRLEQGHYVDRPGVVRVRVDGDVRVGGRGVTVLDGSLTVPDDEADEILEA, from the coding sequence ATGGAGACGATTCGGATCTTACAGGTCGACGCCTTCACCGACGAACCGCTGACCGGGAACCCGGCGGGTGTGGTCCCGAACGCGGACGGCCTTTCGGCCGACCAGATGCAATCGATCGCCGCCGAAATGGCCGTCAGCGAGACGGCGTTTCTCCGCTCGAGCGAGCGCGCCGACCGACGGGTTCGGTACTTTACGCCGTCCCAGGAGGTCGACCTCTGTGGACACGCGACCATCGGCTCGTTCGCCCACCTCCGCGACGAGGGCCTCGAACCGGGGACGACGACGCTCGAGACGAACGTCGGGACGCTCGAGATCGAACTCGACGACGACGGCACGGTCTGGATGACACAGGACGCACCGCAGGTTCGAGAGGTCGACGTCGGCTACGATCGCGTCGCCGACGCGCTGGGGGTGGATCAGGCCGCACTCGAGGGGGCGAGCGACGACATTCCGCTCGCGGTGTCCTCGACCGGGCTCCCGTTCCTGATCGTCCCGATCACGTACCTCTCGGACCTCGGCAGCGCCGACCCCGACGTGCACGCGATCGACGAACTGGCCGAGTCGGTCGGTGCAACCGGGGTGTACCTCTTTACGTTCGACGCCCTCGATCGAGAGTCGACCCTTCACGGGCGCATGTTCGCGCCCGGCGCTGGCGTGCCCGAAGATCCGGTCACCGGGACCGCGAGCGGGGCCACCGGTGCGTACCTCGACCGCTTCGGGGCGTTCGACGACGATCTGCCGGACGAACTCCGCCTCGAGCAGGGTCACTACGTCGATCGGCCGGGGGTGGTTCGGGTTCGCGTCGACGGTGACGTACGGGTCGGCGGTCGCGGCGTGACGGTGCTGGACGGATCGCTCACGGTTCCGGACGACGAAGCGGACGAGATTCTCGAGGCCTGA
- a CDS encoding AMP-binding protein: protein MTDHTSKPSLEDVDEIVHEPGEEFVESTNVAEFMREYGIDDYDELIERTTTELEGEPESGIEWFWDELVEYLDIEFYEQYETVRDNSEGPQFTDWYPGGELNLAHNVVDRHAAVDEERRNKVATMWEGEDGDVREVTYHELHRQSNQVANALEERGVETGDTVGLYMPMVPEVVSILYGCFKAGAIAVPIFSGFGVDAAATRIADSACSVLFTGDGFYRRGSPIFLKSAADDAIAEAGHVEHTIVFDRLGSEARSAGEMRAESEAGRERSDSTAEHEIPWGDDRDEWWDDAVETQADEYESKSLDSSQESMLLYSSGTTGKPKGIVHTHAGVQVQCAKEVYFGMDLKPSDRFFWVSDIGWMMGPWTLIGTHTFGGTVFMYEGAPDHPQPDRFWEMIDRHKLTQFGISPTAIRALRKHGKRQTTSGEPSGSDGADDWLSGHDLSSLRILGSTGEPWDPESWRWFYENVGGGEAPIINISGGTEICGCFLMPMPIQPLKPCTLGGPGLGMDIDIVDPDGESIEDDHERGFLVARDSCPSMTKSLWSGDERYLEEYWSTFEDMWNHGDWAQKDEDGFWFLHGRADDALNVAGRKVGPAEVEGALIDHEAVNQAAAVGVPDDTTGTAVATYVILEDGHQVSDALREELRAKVGEELGKPFRPREVLFVDDLPKTQSGKIIRRAIEATYTGEELGDMSSIENPSALEGLEDAR, encoded by the coding sequence ATGACGGACCACACATCGAAGCCGAGTCTCGAGGACGTCGACGAAATCGTTCACGAACCCGGCGAGGAGTTCGTCGAATCGACAAACGTCGCCGAGTTCATGCGGGAGTACGGGATCGACGACTACGACGAACTCATCGAGCGGACGACGACCGAACTCGAGGGCGAACCCGAAAGCGGGATCGAGTGGTTCTGGGACGAACTGGTCGAGTACCTCGACATCGAGTTCTACGAGCAGTACGAGACGGTCCGGGACAACAGCGAGGGACCGCAGTTCACCGACTGGTACCCCGGCGGCGAACTCAACCTGGCCCACAACGTCGTGGATCGCCACGCCGCCGTCGACGAGGAGCGCCGGAACAAGGTTGCGACCATGTGGGAGGGCGAAGACGGCGACGTTCGGGAGGTAACCTACCACGAACTCCACCGGCAGTCGAACCAGGTCGCGAACGCGCTCGAGGAACGCGGCGTCGAAACGGGCGATACGGTCGGGCTCTACATGCCGATGGTTCCCGAGGTCGTCTCGATCCTCTATGGCTGTTTCAAGGCGGGAGCGATCGCCGTCCCGATTTTCTCCGGCTTCGGCGTCGACGCGGCCGCAACCCGAATCGCGGACTCGGCGTGTTCGGTGCTGTTCACGGGCGACGGCTTCTATCGCCGCGGTAGCCCGATCTTTCTCAAGTCCGCGGCCGACGACGCGATCGCGGAGGCGGGACACGTCGAACACACCATCGTCTTCGACCGGCTGGGGAGCGAGGCGCGTAGCGCCGGTGAAATGCGAGCGGAGAGCGAAGCGGGCCGCGAGCGGAGCGATTCGACCGCCGAACACGAAATCCCGTGGGGCGACGACCGCGACGAGTGGTGGGACGACGCCGTCGAGACGCAAGCGGACGAGTACGAGTCGAAATCGCTCGACTCGAGCCAGGAGTCGATGCTCCTCTACTCGTCCGGAACGACGGGGAAACCGAAGGGAATCGTTCACACGCACGCGGGCGTGCAGGTTCAGTGCGCCAAAGAGGTCTACTTCGGCATGGATCTCAAGCCCTCGGACCGGTTCTTCTGGGTCTCCGACATCGGCTGGATGATGGGGCCGTGGACCCTCATCGGAACGCACACGTTCGGCGGCACCGTCTTCATGTACGAGGGCGCACCCGATCACCCGCAACCGGATCGGTTCTGGGAGATGATCGACCGTCACAAACTCACCCAGTTCGGCATCTCCCCGACCGCGATTCGCGCGCTTCGCAAGCACGGCAAGCGCCAGACTACGTCCGGCGAGCCATCCGGCTCCGACGGAGCCGACGACTGGCTCTCCGGCCACGACCTCTCCTCGCTCCGAATACTGGGATCGACCGGCGAACCGTGGGACCCCGAATCCTGGCGGTGGTTCTACGAGAACGTCGGCGGCGGCGAGGCACCGATCATCAACATCTCCGGCGGCACCGAGATCTGCGGCTGCTTCCTGATGCCGATGCCGATCCAGCCGCTCAAACCCTGTACGCTCGGCGGACCGGGTCTCGGGATGGATATCGATATCGTCGATCCGGACGGCGAGTCGATCGAAGACGACCACGAACGCGGCTTCCTCGTCGCTCGCGACTCCTGTCCCTCCATGACCAAGTCGCTCTGGTCGGGCGACGAGCGCTACCTCGAGGAGTACTGGTCGACCTTCGAGGACATGTGGAACCACGGCGACTGGGCCCAGAAGGACGAAGACGGCTTCTGGTTCCTCCACGGCCGGGCCGACGACGCGCTCAACGTGGCGGGACGGAAAGTGGGGCCGGCGGAGGTCGAGGGTGCGCTGATCGACCACGAGGCGGTCAACCAGGCCGCCGCCGTGGGCGTCCCGGACGATACGACCGGAACCGCGGTCGCCACCTACGTCATCCTCGAGGACGGCCACCAGGTCTCCGACGCGCTGCGCGAGGAACTGCGCGCCAAGGTCGGCGAGGAACTCGGCAAGCCGTTCCGCCCGCGCGAGGTGTTGTTCGTCGACGACCTCCCGAAGACCCAGTCGGGCAAGATCATCCGCCGAGCCATCGAGGCCACCTACACCGGCGAGGAACTGGGCGATATGAGCAGTATCGAGAACCCGTCGGCGCTCGAGGGACTCGAGGACGCCCGCTGA
- a CDS encoding L-lactate permease translates to MASPVEILLAATPLVLTGVLLVGLLWPATRAMPIAWLAAVLVGYLVWGNSVEYLVGASLVGVITALEILWIVFGALVLLYTLMQAGAFDRINEGFAAVSDDRRVQVVLLAFFLATFIEGAAGFGTPAAVVAPLLLALGFPALAAVIAALIGHVIAVTYGAVGTPIIVGIESPLGTYSDVIAAGGGMSVAEYSMAVAAWAATYHALVGFAMPLFAVGMVVYFFGEERSIKPALEVAPLCLFAGLAFAVPYWASAWYLTAEFPTLIGSMVGGAITVAALRAGYFLPEEEWEFPPQEEWPAHWVGTIEPGSVNEVDVPAVGGTGGDTPAADGGTPTTSSAASELSLLRAWSPYVLLVALLVITRVSDGISRFLTEGVLIPIETGFGEFVVGVAFAWNGIFGYDGLEASVGWLNVPGFWLLVSALVAIPLFGMSGRQVKDAWLEAGEKIVSPFIALVFVIAMVQVMINAGSYPGAAVEESMIELLAVATATVTGAAYPAIAALIGALGAAMTGSNTVSNITFSGFQFTAAQELGLPTQIIVGAQAVGGAIGNLVAIHNVVAALATVGLVGQEGRVMRLNLIPLVYYAIGVGIVSMLFSYVLFPGLF, encoded by the coding sequence GTGGCTAGCCCGGTCGAAATTCTGCTCGCGGCGACGCCGCTCGTTCTCACGGGCGTTCTGCTCGTCGGACTGCTGTGGCCCGCAACGCGAGCGATGCCGATCGCGTGGCTCGCCGCGGTGCTCGTCGGCTACTTGGTGTGGGGGAACTCGGTGGAGTACCTCGTCGGCGCTTCGCTCGTCGGCGTCATCACCGCTCTCGAGATCCTGTGGATCGTCTTCGGCGCGCTCGTGTTGCTGTACACGCTGATGCAGGCGGGCGCGTTCGATCGGATCAACGAAGGATTCGCCGCCGTCTCCGACGATCGTCGGGTACAGGTCGTGTTGCTGGCGTTCTTCCTCGCGACGTTCATCGAGGGGGCCGCGGGCTTTGGCACCCCCGCGGCGGTCGTCGCGCCGCTGCTGCTGGCGCTCGGATTCCCGGCGCTCGCGGCGGTGATCGCGGCGCTGATCGGCCACGTGATCGCCGTCACCTACGGCGCGGTCGGAACGCCGATCATCGTCGGCATCGAATCGCCGCTCGGAACGTACAGCGATGTGATCGCCGCCGGCGGCGGGATGAGCGTGGCGGAGTACTCGATGGCGGTCGCCGCCTGGGCCGCGACCTATCACGCGCTCGTCGGCTTCGCGATGCCGTTGTTCGCCGTCGGAATGGTCGTCTACTTCTTCGGCGAAGAGCGCTCGATCAAGCCCGCCCTCGAAGTGGCTCCGCTCTGTCTCTTCGCCGGCCTCGCGTTCGCGGTCCCGTACTGGGCCTCGGCGTGGTACCTCACGGCCGAGTTCCCCACGCTGATCGGCTCGATGGTGGGCGGCGCGATCACGGTGGCCGCGCTGCGCGCCGGCTACTTCCTGCCGGAGGAGGAGTGGGAGTTCCCGCCCCAAGAGGAGTGGCCCGCTCACTGGGTCGGAACGATCGAACCCGGGAGCGTCAACGAGGTCGACGTGCCCGCCGTCGGCGGTACCGGCGGGGACACGCCGGCCGCCGACGGCGGAACGCCGACGACGTCGTCGGCCGCGAGCGAACTGTCGCTGCTCCGTGCGTGGTCGCCGTACGTGTTGCTCGTCGCGTTGCTCGTCATCACCCGCGTCTCCGACGGCATCAGCCGGTTCCTCACCGAGGGCGTACTGATCCCGATCGAGACCGGTTTCGGCGAGTTCGTCGTCGGCGTCGCCTTCGCCTGGAACGGGATCTTCGGCTACGACGGGCTCGAGGCGAGCGTCGGGTGGCTCAACGTTCCCGGCTTCTGGCTGCTCGTGAGCGCCCTCGTCGCCATCCCGCTGTTCGGGATGAGCGGGCGGCAGGTGAAAGACGCCTGGCTCGAGGCCGGCGAAAAGATCGTCTCGCCGTTCATCGCGCTGGTGTTCGTCATCGCGATGGTGCAGGTGATGATCAACGCCGGTTCCTACCCCGGAGCGGCGGTCGAAGAGAGCATGATCGAACTCCTGGCGGTCGCGACGGCCACCGTGACCGGAGCCGCCTATCCGGCGATTGCCGCGTTGATCGGCGCGCTCGGCGCCGCGATGACCGGGTCGAACACCGTCTCCAACATCACCTTCAGCGGCTTCCAGTTTACGGCCGCCCAGGAACTGGGGCTGCCGACGCAGATCATCGTCGGTGCCCAGGCCGTCGGCGGCGCGATCGGCAACCTCGTGGCGATCCACAACGTCGTCGCCGCGCTCGCGACCGTCGGCCTCGTCGGCCAGGAAGGCCGCGTGATGCGGCTGAACCTGATCCCGCTGGTGTACTATGCGATCGGGGTCGGTATCGTCTCGATGCTGTTCAGCTACGTCCTCTTCCCGGGCCTCTTCTAG